A section of the Methanobacterium formicicum DSM 3637 genome encodes:
- a CDS encoding winged helix-turn-helix domain-containing protein gives MKKKFLWWLIVGTKGGKNRARIINELKERPYNIHQLSEVLELDYKTVQHHMGVLEESGVVTSSGEKYGRLYFLSDKMEENYDTFHEIWTQFQK, from the coding sequence ATGAAAAAGAAATTTCTATGGTGGTTAATTGTAGGCACTAAAGGTGGTAAAAACCGTGCCAGGATAATTAATGAACTTAAAGAAAGGCCTTACAATATTCATCAGCTTTCAGAAGTGCTTGAACTGGATTACAAAACAGTTCAACATCATATGGGAGTTTTGGAAGAATCTGGTGTTGTAACATCAAGTGGGGAAAAATACGGGAGATTATACTTTCTTTCCGATAAAATGGAAGAAAACTACGATACATTCCATGAAATATGGACTCAGTTTCAGAAATAA
- a CDS encoding heavy metal-binding domain-containing protein has protein sequence MVSVDEYVIVSSNYIPGYEITETKGFVYGLTVRSRGVGGQIGAGIRSMFGGEIKEYVSMMEETRDEAMMRAIDHAKAMGANAIISARYDSNDISDVMQEILVFGTAVVAHKVE, from the coding sequence ATGGTTTCAGTGGATGAATATGTTATTGTGAGCTCGAATTACATACCTGGATATGAAATTACGGAAACTAAAGGTTTTGTATACGGCCTTACTGTTCGGAGCAGAGGTGTTGGCGGACAGATAGGTGCAGGAATACGTTCCATGTTCGGAGGAGAAATCAAGGAATACGTGAGCATGATGGAAGAAACCAGGGATGAAGCCATGATGAGAGCCATAGACCATGCCAAAGCAATGGGCGCCAATGCCATAATCAGTGCCCGATACGACTCCAATGATATTTCAGATGTAATGCAGGAGATCCTGGTTTTTGGAACTGCAGTTGTGGCCCACAAAGTTGAATAA
- the serA gene encoding phosphoglycerate dehydrogenase, which translates to MKVLIADQINQKGIEELEEVAEVVARTDITPEELVSDIKDFDAIVVRSRTKVTREVIEAAPLLKIIARAGVGVDNVDVEAATEKGVMVVNAPESTSITVAEHTMGLVLSMSRKIAIADKSVKEGKWEKSRFMGMELNGKILGIVGMGRIGSQVVVRSKAFGMDIMVYDPYITPEAAAELGVEVVDLETLLKNADVITIHVPLTPETKYLISEPQFKIMKENAIIVNCARGGIIKEADLYDALKAGEVGGAALDVYETEPPKDNPLLELDNVVLTPHIAASTSEAQRDAAIIVAKEIKKVFQGESPKNVINMPVMDPESFQLIKPFFGLAEKLGKFLIQTAKGNITELNITYCGELAEVQKNDIITRMILQEVLNPILTEPINLVNAPGVAKNRGIIVIEGKRCDSKGFKDLISIKMNADGNEVSVEGVFDKEPKIVMINGYQVDVETEGTMVIVRYKDIPGIIGSIGTKLGEHSINIAKMQVGRQAPGGEAVMVLKVDQKVSKDVEDAIKSLDQVYDAVAVNL; encoded by the coding sequence ATGAAGGTACTTATCGCTGATCAGATAAACCAGAAAGGAATCGAAGAATTGGAAGAGGTTGCAGAAGTAGTTGCTCGTACAGACATCACTCCAGAAGAACTGGTAAGTGACATCAAAGATTTTGATGCCATTGTTGTAAGAAGCAGGACCAAGGTAACCCGTGAAGTTATTGAAGCTGCTCCTCTTTTGAAAATAATTGCCAGGGCAGGAGTGGGTGTGGACAATGTTGATGTTGAAGCAGCCACCGAAAAGGGAGTAATGGTAGTCAACGCACCAGAATCCACCTCCATCACCGTGGCCGAACACACCATGGGCCTGGTTCTATCCATGTCCAGGAAGATAGCCATAGCTGATAAATCAGTTAAGGAAGGCAAATGGGAAAAGAGCAGATTCATGGGAATGGAGCTCAATGGCAAGATACTGGGTATCGTTGGAATGGGCCGCATAGGCAGCCAGGTTGTAGTCCGATCCAAGGCATTTGGTATGGATATCATGGTATATGATCCTTACATTACTCCAGAAGCCGCCGCAGAACTGGGAGTAGAAGTGGTTGATCTGGAAACCCTCCTTAAAAACGCCGATGTAATCACCATACACGTACCACTCACCCCTGAAACCAAGTACCTCATCTCCGAACCACAGTTTAAAATAATGAAAGAAAATGCTATTATTGTCAACTGTGCCCGTGGAGGTATAATTAAAGAGGCAGATCTATACGATGCACTCAAAGCTGGTGAAGTAGGAGGTGCTGCCCTTGATGTGTATGAAACAGAACCACCAAAAGATAACCCTCTTCTTGAACTGGACAATGTGGTCTTAACTCCACATATAGCTGCTTCAACTTCGGAAGCACAGCGGGATGCTGCCATAATTGTGGCCAAGGAGATCAAGAAGGTTTTCCAGGGAGAATCCCCTAAAAATGTTATAAACATGCCGGTGATGGACCCTGAATCATTTCAACTGATCAAACCATTCTTTGGCCTTGCAGAGAAACTGGGAAAATTCCTGATTCAAACTGCCAAAGGCAACATAACTGAACTGAATATCACCTACTGCGGAGAACTGGCTGAAGTTCAAAAAAATGATATCATAACCCGGATGATCCTGCAGGAAGTCCTGAATCCCATACTCACTGAACCAATTAACCTGGTAAATGCGCCTGGTGTAGCCAAAAACAGGGGAATAATAGTCATTGAAGGTAAAAGATGCGATTCTAAGGGTTTTAAAGACCTCATAAGTATTAAAATGAATGCAGATGGTAATGAGGTTAGTGTTGAGGGTGTTTTTGACAAGGAACCCAAAATTGTGATGATCAACGGCTACCAGGTGGATGTTGAAACTGAAGGAACCATGGTAATAGTCCGTTACAAAGACATACCTGGTATTATAGGTTCAATAGGAACAAAACTGGGTGAACACAGCATAAACATAGCTAAAATGCAGGTGGGCAGGCAGGCACCTGGTGGAGAAGCAGTCATGGTCCTTAAGGTTGATCAGAAAGTTTCAAAAGATGTGGAAGATGCCATTAAGAGCCTGGATCAGGTTTACGATGCAGTGGCTGTTAACCTGTAA
- a CDS encoding Mov34/MPN/PAD-1 family protein — protein MTEKETWMDKIIGHVLGNKDKNFQEILIDREVVEEIIQIARKAHPFEFVAMLEGKIKDETLKIDGLVFSAGETSHQGAVINTFMIPLSTGTVGSVHSHPGPSASPSTADLQMFAKNGYFHLIIAEPYIEESMIGYNSFGEIARYKII, from the coding sequence ATGACTGAAAAAGAAACATGGATGGACAAGATTATAGGGCATGTACTCGGGAATAAGGATAAAAACTTTCAGGAAATCCTTATTGACCGGGAAGTTGTAGAAGAAATAATCCAGATCGCCCGAAAAGCTCATCCTTTTGAATTTGTAGCCATGTTAGAGGGTAAGATTAAAGATGAAACCCTGAAAATTGATGGTCTGGTCTTTTCAGCTGGTGAAACATCCCATCAAGGTGCAGTTATAAATACATTTATGATACCATTATCCACCGGCACAGTAGGCTCAGTGCACAGCCATCCAGGCCCCAGTGCATCTCCCTCAACTGCAGATTTGCAGATGTTTGCCAAAAATGGGTATTTTCATTTAATAATTGCAGAACCATACATTGAAGAAAGTATGATCGGATATAACTCATTTGGTGAGATAGCTCGTTATAAAATAATTTAA
- a CDS encoding tRNA(His) guanylyltransferase Thg1 family protein, whose product MKEYEIFSSLKVPCTSPTVVRLDGRNFSQLSRKLEFEKPYDPEFVRIISEAARLLFQEFSPKLAYVFSDEVNLLLGEIPFAGRVEKMDSVMASFLCGAFTRKIMEQDDFKEKISATKPISFDSRVIPLSRDKVVEYFQWRQLESWRNCLNGYSYWTLREDYSKEEAMQILHKKKSNQLHDLLFEKGIKITQMPTWQRRGVGIYKKGFEIEGLNPLTNEKVISQRKKIFVDWELPLFDKEFFRTNSLLK is encoded by the coding sequence ATGAAAGAATATGAAATCTTTTCCAGTTTAAAGGTTCCCTGCACTTCTCCTACTGTGGTTAGACTTGACGGTAGGAATTTCTCACAGTTATCTCGTAAACTGGAATTTGAAAAACCATACGACCCCGAATTTGTTCGGATAATTTCTGAAGCAGCTCGTCTGCTCTTCCAGGAGTTCAGCCCTAAACTTGCATACGTGTTTTCCGATGAAGTTAACCTGCTACTGGGAGAAATACCCTTCGCAGGCAGGGTGGAAAAGATGGACTCAGTTATGGCCAGTTTCCTATGTGGTGCATTTACCCGTAAGATCATGGAGCAGGATGACTTCAAGGAAAAAATCAGTGCAACGAAACCTATTTCCTTTGATTCCAGGGTGATTCCTTTATCCCGTGATAAAGTGGTAGAGTACTTCCAGTGGAGGCAGTTGGAATCCTGGAGGAACTGTCTGAACGGATACTCATACTGGACACTGAGAGAGGACTATTCCAAGGAAGAAGCTATGCAAATCCTCCATAAAAAGAAGAGTAACCAGTTGCATGATCTGCTTTTCGAAAAAGGCATCAAAATAACTCAAATGCCAACCTGGCAGAGAAGAGGGGTTGGGATCTATAAAAAAGGGTTTGAAATTGAGGGTTTAAACCCATTGACTAATGAAAAAGTTATATCACAAAGGAAAAAAATATTTGTTGATTGGGAGCTTCCACTCTTTGATAAGGAGTTTTTCAGGACAAATTCACTGTTAAAATGA
- a CDS encoding aspartate dehydrogenase, with amino-acid sequence MRVGILGCGAIANIITNFAMEGKLGVEIKFFYDRDMERAENLASQVDGRVVLDLEDMLNHVDLVIEAASPQAVEKMVPPILKAGKDVIVMSVGGLMDIKVRSKLQKLAKENNCRIYAPSGAIVGLDGIKTASLGKIERITLVTRKPPRSLGITTEKETILYEGKASEAVKKFPLNINVAATVSIAAGQEIDVKIIADPQVDRNIHELEVVGDFGEFRTITRNLRCSMNPKTSVLAAYSAIKLLNSLNENLLVGT; translated from the coding sequence ATGAGGGTTGGCATACTAGGATGCGGCGCCATAGCTAATATAATCACTAATTTTGCCATGGAAGGAAAGCTTGGCGTTGAAATCAAATTTTTTTACGATCGGGACATGGAAAGAGCCGAGAACCTGGCCTCCCAGGTAGATGGTCGGGTGGTTCTGGACCTGGAAGACATGCTTAACCATGTTGACCTGGTGATTGAAGCTGCTTCCCCCCAGGCAGTTGAAAAAATGGTCCCTCCCATCCTTAAAGCAGGTAAGGATGTAATTGTTATGAGTGTAGGGGGACTTATGGATATTAAAGTCAGGTCAAAACTGCAAAAGTTAGCTAAAGAGAATAATTGCAGAATATACGCCCCTTCAGGAGCAATTGTTGGATTGGACGGGATTAAAACTGCATCTTTAGGTAAGATTGAACGTATAACCCTCGTAACACGGAAGCCACCCCGTTCACTAGGAATCACCACTGAAAAAGAGACCATACTATATGAGGGTAAAGCCAGTGAAGCAGTTAAGAAATTCCCTCTAAATATCAATGTAGCAGCCACAGTGAGTATAGCTGCGGGTCAAGAGATTGATGTTAAGATCATAGCCGACCCCCAGGTAGATCGGAATATACACGAATTGGAAGTGGTGGGAGACTTTGGAGAATTCCGTACCATAACCCGCAACCTCAGATGTTCCATGAACCCCAAAACAAGTGTTTTAGCCGCATATTCAGCCATTAAACTACTTAACAGCCTCAATGAAAATCTGCTGGTAGGAACTTAA
- a CDS encoding PRC-barrel domain-containing protein produces the protein MVELTNLYNLDVYTTRGKYVGRIHDVILNIKKGRVSTLKAVATNPDKKSVGIKDVITKSIRIVPEGDEIRPLREEGTIEIPYDRVQAVGDILLISPEIKETAVPTSTET, from the coding sequence ATGGTGGAATTAACGAATCTGTACAACTTAGATGTGTATACCACCCGTGGAAAATACGTGGGACGCATCCATGACGTGATCTTAAACATCAAGAAAGGCAGGGTTTCAACCCTGAAAGCCGTTGCCACAAATCCTGACAAAAAAAGTGTGGGTATTAAAGATGTTATAACCAAAAGCATACGGATAGTTCCAGAAGGGGATGAAATACGACCTCTTAGAGAAGAAGGAACCATTGAAATACCTTACGACAGGGTTCAGGCAGTAGGAGATATTTTACTCATTAGTCCAGAAATAAAAGAAACAGCAGTACCTACCAGTACGGAGACTTAG
- a CDS encoding tRNA-binding protein — protein sequence MWDTSKDYRLLVAEKSVELFLRAVEGANFKGKWNKKQALQTARKMTSEIQTLYYSYLEPSEMAKTPQIGLLEDQAMEIVEALGGESWHRQFLELANRDEKEKLEESLAKIKFFLNTISGLVNRLSLGQINDPVIGIDIKKGEISSVSRHPHADQLLVCNVNLQERALTVVTNDLEIKEANQVAVALLPPEVFMGITSEGMFLGVDGVVLKDVKGDLGKIPHGIPLKAVNETRNLVENFLQ from the coding sequence ATGTGGGATACTAGTAAAGATTACCGGCTTTTAGTGGCAGAAAAATCAGTTGAACTTTTCCTGAGAGCTGTTGAAGGAGCTAACTTCAAAGGAAAATGGAATAAAAAGCAGGCATTGCAGACTGCCCGAAAAATGACATCAGAAATTCAGACACTTTATTATTCATACCTGGAACCATCAGAAATGGCTAAAACCCCCCAAATAGGTTTACTGGAAGATCAGGCAATGGAAATAGTTGAAGCTCTGGGAGGGGAATCATGGCACAGGCAATTCCTGGAACTGGCTAATCGTGATGAGAAAGAGAAACTGGAGGAGTCCCTGGCTAAGATCAAATTTTTCCTGAACACCATTTCGGGTCTGGTTAATCGCCTCAGCCTGGGACAGATCAATGACCCGGTGATAGGGATAGATATTAAAAAAGGGGAAATTTCCAGTGTTTCCAGACATCCTCATGCAGACCAGCTCCTGGTGTGCAATGTTAACCTGCAAGAACGAGCTCTTACTGTGGTAACCAATGATCTTGAAATTAAAGAGGCTAATCAGGTGGCAGTTGCTCTGCTTCCTCCAGAAGTATTCATGGGCATCACCAGTGAGGGAATGTTTTTAGGGGTTGATGGTGTTGTTTTGAAGGATGTGAAAGGAGATTTAGGAAAAATACCCCATGGAATTCCACTCAAAGCAGTTAACGAGACTAGAAATCTTGTTGAAAACTTTTTACAGTGA
- a CDS encoding lactaldehyde dehydrogenase — protein sequence MKMLINGNLIDKEDKIAVINPFNNQTVDEVPVGDAKDARAAIDAANKAKKSLNEMSSRKLSRILNDIHQDLKEKHQEISELITLETGKPIRESKVEMDRSLQTLIMAAEESKRIHGETVPLDAAIAGRSAFGFTIKIPLGVVAAITPFNYPVNLAIHKLAPALAAKNTVVFKPSSKAPLAALKMAQIMDRHLPDGVVNAITGSGSVLGDEIVTNARVNKISFTGSVPTGLSIAKKAGMKKLTLELGGNDPLVVMDDANLEAAVMGAVGGSYLNAGQVCIAVKRIIVHEKVADQFIDDLVFRSKKLKIGDPMDPETEMGPLIDEDAAIHVEKVVNTAIDNDAQLLCGGKRKGAFFDATVLDHVQKDMELIQKETFGPISPVIRVKNLDEAIEVANSTPYGLQAGVFTSSIENAKKAVREIEAGSVLINKQSTFRTDNMPFGGFKMSGMGKEGVKYAVEDMTRSKMVVIG from the coding sequence ATGAAAATGTTAATAAACGGAAATTTAATTGATAAAGAAGACAAAATCGCCGTTATAAATCCATTCAACAACCAGACTGTGGATGAAGTTCCAGTAGGCGATGCGAAAGATGCGCGTGCTGCTATTGATGCTGCTAACAAAGCAAAGAAATCCCTGAATGAAATGTCTTCACGTAAACTGTCCAGGATACTAAATGACATCCATCAGGACTTAAAGGAAAAGCATCAGGAAATATCCGAACTCATCACCCTTGAAACTGGTAAACCAATTCGTGAATCTAAGGTAGAAATGGATCGGTCCCTGCAAACTCTGATCATGGCTGCTGAGGAATCAAAAAGGATACATGGAGAAACAGTTCCCCTGGACGCGGCCATTGCAGGTAGGAGTGCTTTTGGTTTCACCATAAAAATTCCATTAGGAGTAGTTGCAGCCATAACCCCATTCAATTACCCGGTTAATCTGGCCATACATAAATTAGCCCCTGCACTGGCTGCTAAAAACACGGTGGTTTTCAAACCATCCAGTAAAGCTCCCCTGGCTGCACTTAAAATGGCACAGATAATGGATAGGCACTTACCAGATGGAGTGGTGAATGCCATCACTGGCAGTGGCAGTGTTTTAGGGGATGAAATAGTGACCAATGCCAGAGTTAATAAAATATCTTTCACTGGAAGTGTCCCTACCGGTCTTTCCATTGCCAAAAAAGCAGGTATGAAAAAGTTAACTCTGGAATTAGGAGGAAACGACCCTCTTGTGGTTATGGATGATGCTAACCTGGAAGCAGCAGTTATGGGGGCAGTGGGTGGTTCTTACCTCAATGCAGGGCAGGTTTGTATTGCAGTTAAAAGGATTATTGTCCATGAGAAGGTGGCAGACCAGTTCATAGATGATCTGGTATTCCGCAGCAAAAAATTAAAAATTGGGGACCCTATGGATCCTGAAACAGAAATGGGCCCCCTTATTGATGAAGATGCTGCCATTCATGTAGAAAAGGTTGTTAATACTGCTATTGACAATGATGCCCAGCTTCTCTGCGGAGGTAAGAGGAAAGGTGCATTTTTTGATGCCACGGTACTTGATCATGTGCAGAAAGATATGGAACTGATTCAAAAAGAAACTTTTGGCCCAATTTCTCCAGTTATAAGGGTTAAAAACCTGGATGAAGCTATTGAAGTTGCCAACAGTACTCCTTATGGATTACAGGCAGGTGTGTTCACCAGTAGCATAGAAAACGCTAAAAAAGCCGTGCGAGAAATAGAGGCAGGTTCTGTGTTAATAAATAAACAATCCACCTTCCGAACAGATAACATGCCATTTGGAGGATTTAAAATGAGTGGAATGGGCAAGGAAGGAGTTAAATATGCGGTTGAAGATATGACCCGCAGCAAAATGGTGGTTATTGGCTGA
- a CDS encoding class III signal peptide-containing protein, translating to MKKIEIGIVKDEAAQTSAEYVLILGGIIVIALVAIIVYKNYVSGVGSSLNGGSEMNSINGNLTQINKTLNKT from the coding sequence ATGAAAAAAATAGAAATAGGAATAGTTAAAGATGAAGCAGCCCAAACTTCTGCAGAATACGTGCTGATACTGGGCGGAATCATAGTAATCGCCCTGGTGGCAATCATCGTTTATAAAAACTACGTTAGTGGTGTGGGTAGCAGCCTTAACGGTGGCAGTGAAATGAATAGTATCAATGGCAACCTCACACAAATAAACAAAACCCTGAACAAGACTTAA
- a CDS encoding type II secretion system F family protein, translating to MAIIPSALSPISNSIDNIFPDKYLVRMQEILIRSGTYVKASDLLTLIFGAGIFLGIIALVAFTVLGSNPVIGFILGLIAPGAIIFIWIFFMMERRVDSIEQGTPDFLRQIASLLRSGVGVETAMEDISKHGEGPLTDELKRAVIEIKIGSTFEDALLGMGERLKSKTLDRTFRMIIEGRRVGGSLADVIETVAEDLRAILALQRERRANVMMSVMFLLIAAVIAAPFALGMAMSYSAFIESLGKPNPLLGAASIGAAGYIIIHSVIAGILMGIVLYGSAKKGVKFALVLVPVSYGLFYVVITFAPSLLLGI from the coding sequence ATGGCAATCATACCTTCTGCACTTTCCCCCATATCCAATAGTATAGATAATATTTTTCCAGACAAATACCTGGTTCGAATGCAGGAAATTCTGATTCGTTCCGGGACTTATGTTAAGGCCTCTGATCTTTTAACTCTGATTTTTGGTGCAGGAATATTTTTAGGTATTATCGCCCTGGTAGCATTTACCGTACTGGGGTCAAATCCAGTAATAGGTTTTATTCTTGGTTTGATTGCTCCAGGAGCCATTATCTTTATCTGGATTTTTTTCATGATGGAAAGGAGAGTGGATTCCATTGAACAGGGAACTCCTGACTTTTTAAGACAGATCGCATCACTTTTAAGATCAGGAGTAGGTGTAGAAACAGCAATGGAAGACATATCCAAACATGGAGAAGGTCCTTTAACTGATGAATTAAAAAGAGCAGTAATTGAAATAAAAATTGGAAGTACCTTTGAAGATGCCCTTCTGGGGATGGGCGAACGTTTGAAATCCAAAACACTGGATAGAACATTCAGAATGATTATTGAAGGTAGGAGAGTTGGGGGTAGCCTTGCAGATGTTATTGAAACAGTTGCAGAAGATCTGAGAGCTATTCTGGCATTACAAAGAGAACGTAGAGCCAATGTTATGATGTCAGTGATGTTCCTGTTAATTGCAGCAGTTATTGCTGCTCCATTTGCACTGGGGATGGCCATGTCATATTCAGCTTTCATTGAATCTTTAGGAAAACCCAATCCACTATTAGGTGCTGCGTCCATCGGAGCAGCAGGATACATTATCATCCACTCCGTAATTGCCGGTATTTTAATGGGGATCGTACTTTATGGTAGTGCAAAGAAAGGTGTTAAATTCGCACTAGTCCTTGTTCCAGTGTCATACGGCTTATTCTATGTGGTCATAACCTTTGCACCCAGTCTACTTTTGGGAATTTAA
- a CDS encoding Xaa-Pro peptidase family protein, producing MKIDEIIEKIDQENLNSLIILKPENIAYITGFMPSSTSVLILKEEPVFLTSKLDLEEASQKSTVQLEEFKSLSDIKKTLKETVSGKVGVENSMTVGTCKKLCEDFQVEITEIIEGLRTIKSPDEIKKIKGAIKIAEDSFKDLDFSATEDNLAAQLEYNMRSAGSLRPSFETIVASGPRSSLPHASTTSQIVESPIMIDWGAFYHNYASDTTRTIIKTEEEEEILSIVLEAHKKAIETIKPGVKASYIDKVARNVIEDYGYGDNFIHSTGHGVGLEIHEKPSLSPKSDEKLRKGMVVTVEPGIYIEGKFGVRIEDMILVKNQAKILTNLPRKIFA from the coding sequence ATGAAAATAGATGAAATAATAGAAAAAATAGACCAGGAAAATCTTAACTCATTAATCATCCTTAAACCTGAAAACATAGCTTACATAACCGGTTTTATGCCTTCAAGCACCTCGGTCTTGATTTTAAAAGAAGAACCAGTTTTTTTAACCTCAAAATTAGACTTAGAGGAGGCCAGTCAAAAATCTACAGTGCAGTTGGAGGAATTCAAATCATTAAGTGACATTAAAAAAACATTAAAGGAAACTGTGTCCGGAAAGGTGGGTGTGGAAAATTCCATGACTGTGGGAACCTGTAAAAAATTATGTGAAGATTTCCAGGTAGAAATCACCGAAATCATTGAAGGTTTACGCACCATCAAATCCCCAGATGAAATTAAAAAGATTAAAGGAGCCATCAAAATTGCGGAAGACTCCTTTAAAGATCTCGATTTTTCAGCAACTGAGGATAACCTGGCAGCACAGCTGGAATATAACATGAGATCTGCAGGTTCTCTGCGACCTTCCTTTGAAACGATCGTGGCCTCCGGACCAAGATCAAGCCTCCCCCATGCTTCTACCACATCCCAAATAGTGGAAAGCCCAATAATGATAGATTGGGGTGCATTTTACCATAATTATGCATCGGACACTACTCGAACCATAATTAAGACTGAAGAAGAGGAAGAAATTTTATCCATAGTTTTAGAAGCCCATAAAAAGGCCATTGAAACCATTAAACCAGGTGTAAAAGCATCTTACATTGATAAAGTAGCCAGAAATGTTATTGAAGACTATGGGTACGGAGACAATTTCATCCATTCTACAGGACATGGAGTAGGTCTGGAAATTCATGAAAAACCTTCATTATCTCCTAAAAGTGATGAAAAACTCAGAAAGGGAATGGTAGTGACTGTTGAACCGGGAATATACATTGAAGGGAAATTTGGAGTTAGGATTGAAGATATGATTCTGGTAAAAAACCAGGCAAAAATTTTAACCAACTTACCCCGGAAAATTTTCGCCTGA
- a CDS encoding HIT family protein — translation MISTNSTCEYCQIAGGYGKLLWETNHWNVYLAPSQRYLGTCVVALKRHCRDLSQVNNEEWIDFAQIVEKLEKSLTQTFQPTLYNWSCFKNSVFRDKNPNPEIHWHFIPRYHEPVHFEGISFPDPDFGYIPIPKKREIPVEVMEQLAIKIKDNIIKG, via the coding sequence GTGATTTCCACGAATTCAACTTGTGAATACTGCCAGATAGCAGGAGGATACGGGAAACTTTTATGGGAAACAAACCACTGGAATGTGTATTTAGCACCCAGTCAACGTTATCTTGGAACCTGTGTGGTGGCTCTTAAAAGACACTGCAGAGATCTTTCCCAGGTAAATAACGAGGAATGGATTGATTTTGCACAGATAGTGGAAAAACTGGAAAAATCACTAACACAAACATTCCAGCCCACTCTCTACAACTGGAGTTGCTTTAAAAACTCTGTTTTCAGGGACAAAAACCCTAATCCAGAAATCCACTGGCACTTCATACCCCGTTACCATGAACCAGTGCATTTTGAGGGGATCAGTTTCCCTGACCCTGATTTTGGATACATTCCAATTCCGAAAAAAAGAGAAATCCCCGTGGAAGTTATGGAACAACTCGCCATAAAGATTAAAGATAATATTATTAAAGGTTAA
- a CDS encoding YcaO-related McrA-glycine thioamidation protein gives MFKEIPVKYFKGTHRCRDPTETIKKVEEKLSVAGVTRIAEITHLDRIGIPVYSAIRPGAAEGAVSIYAGKGATKPQAKASAMMEAFERYSAEQQESDDEKIVCGSFKEMEGCISPSSLILPASLNVDEKEIDWVKAVNAKNDTECMVPANAVYHPYQSTANGNSLFKSSTNGLASGNVLEEAVFHGITEVVERDAWSIFEALRQPKSEVNCEDTDNPLINDVLSKFRKAGVDVKLVDLTADVEITTMAAVSDDTVLKDPALLTLGVGTHLDPEVAALRALTEVAQSRATQIHGTREDTTRAVFMRKAGYQRMKRINKHWFGEFQDSVNIADIKSKAKSSFKDDIETSLKLLDKCGFDKVLYTDLTRPEIEIPVVRVVIPGMEVYSVDTERIGKRLRQ, from the coding sequence ATGTTCAAAGAAATTCCTGTAAAATATTTTAAAGGCACCCACCGTTGTCGTGACCCTACAGAAACCATAAAAAAGGTAGAGGAAAAGCTTTCTGTTGCAGGGGTTACCAGAATAGCGGAAATAACTCACCTGGATCGTATTGGAATACCGGTCTATTCTGCAATCCGACCCGGTGCTGCAGAAGGTGCAGTGAGTATTTATGCAGGGAAAGGAGCTACCAAACCACAGGCCAAGGCATCAGCAATGATGGAAGCCTTTGAAAGGTATTCTGCTGAACAACAGGAATCTGATGATGAAAAAATAGTCTGTGGTTCTTTCAAAGAAATGGAGGGATGTATTAGTCCATCCTCACTGATATTACCTGCTTCCCTAAATGTAGATGAAAAGGAAATTGACTGGGTAAAAGCGGTTAATGCTAAAAATGATACAGAGTGCATGGTACCAGCCAATGCAGTTTACCATCCGTACCAATCAACTGCTAATGGAAATTCTCTTTTCAAATCAAGTACCAATGGTTTGGCATCGGGCAATGTCTTAGAAGAGGCAGTTTTTCACGGTATAACTGAAGTGGTGGAAAGGGATGCCTGGAGCATCTTTGAAGCCCTGCGCCAGCCAAAAAGCGAAGTGAATTGTGAAGACACGGATAACCCCCTGATAAATGATGTTCTATCCAAATTTCGTAAGGCCGGGGTGGATGTTAAGCTGGTTGACCTCACTGCGGATGTGGAAATAACCACCATGGCTGCAGTATCCGATGATACAGTGCTTAAAGATCCTGCACTCCTAACGCTGGGTGTGGGAACTCATCTTGACCCTGAAGTTGCAGCTCTACGGGCTTTAACCGAGGTGGCACAAAGCAGGGCTACCCAGATCCACGGCACACGCGAAGACACCACCCGGGCAGTGTTCATGCGTAAAGCAGGCTATCAGCGTATGAAACGGATTAACAAGCACTGGTTTGGGGAATTCCAGGATAGTGTCAATATCGCAGATATTAAAAGCAAGGCAAAAAGTTCGTTTAAGGATGATATTGAAACTTCCCTGAAACTCCTGGATAAATGTGGGTTTGATAAAGTGTTATACACAGATCTAACTCGGCCTGAAATTGAGATTCCAGTAGTGAGGGTTGTTATTCCGGGAATGGAAGTTTATTCAGTTGATACCGAAAGAATTGGGAAAAGACTTAGGCAGTGA